The following coding sequences lie in one Klebsiella huaxiensis genomic window:
- the serB gene encoding phosphoserine phosphatase, whose translation MPNSLTWCDLPEDVSLWPGLPLSLSGDEVMPLDYHAGRSGWLLYGRGLNKRRLTEWQRELGAALVIVASWVVEDYQVIRMAGSLTLRATRLAHDAGLDVAPLGKIPHLRTPGLLVMDMDSTAIQIECIDEIAKLAGTGELVSEVTERAMRGELDFTASLRQRVATLKDADANILLQVRETLPLMPGLTQLVLKLETLGWKVAIASGGFTFFAEYLRDKLHLDAVFANELEIMDGKLTGNVLGDIVDAKYKANTLRKLAEKYEIPHAQTVAIGDGANDLPMIKAAGLGIAYHAKPKVNELAEVTIRHADLMGVFCILSGSMNQK comes from the coding sequence ATGCCAAACAGTTTGACCTGGTGCGACCTGCCTGAAGATGTTTCCCTGTGGCCTGGATTGCCGCTTTCCCTAAGCGGTGATGAGGTCATGCCGTTGGATTATCATGCCGGGCGCAGCGGATGGCTGCTGTATGGCCGCGGTCTTAACAAGCGTCGTCTGACGGAATGGCAGCGTGAGCTGGGTGCAGCGTTAGTCATCGTTGCTTCATGGGTCGTTGAAGACTATCAGGTCATTCGTATGGCCGGTTCGCTGACGTTACGGGCAACTCGTCTGGCGCATGACGCCGGGCTGGACGTTGCGCCGCTAGGTAAAATTCCGCATTTGCGTACGCCGGGCTTGCTGGTCATGGATATGGACTCAACGGCGATTCAGATCGAATGCATTGATGAAATCGCTAAACTGGCCGGTACCGGTGAACTGGTTTCGGAAGTGACCGAGCGGGCGATGCGCGGCGAACTCGATTTTACCGCCAGCCTGCGCCAGCGGGTGGCTACGCTGAAAGATGCCGATGCCAATATTCTGCTGCAAGTGCGTGAAACGCTGCCGCTGATGCCGGGGTTGACGCAGCTGGTTCTGAAGCTGGAAACGCTTGGCTGGAAAGTGGCGATTGCCTCCGGCGGCTTTACCTTCTTTGCCGAGTATCTGCGCGACAAACTGCATCTCGACGCGGTGTTTGCCAACGAGCTAGAGATCATGGACGGGAAGCTGACCGGCAACGTTCTTGGCGATATCGTTGATGCTAAATATAAAGCCAATACGCTGCGCAAACTGGCGGAAAAGTATGAGATCCCGCATGCGCAGACCGTGGCGATTGGCGATGGCGCCAACGATCTGCCGATGATTAAAGCGGCAGGACTTGGTATTGCCTATCATGCGAAACCAAAAGTGAATGAACTGGCGGAAGTGACAATCCGCCATGCTGACCTGATGGGGGTATTTTGTATTCTCTCCGGCAGCATGAACCAAAAGTAA
- a CDS encoding YtjB family periplasmic protein — protein MVRAKLKFRLHRAVIVLICLALLVALMQGASWFSQNSQKQRNPQLEELARTLAQQVTLNLAPLMRNETPDEKRISQLLEQLTHKSRILDAGVYDEQGDLVARSGESIEVRDRLALDGKKAGGYFNQQIVEPIQGKNGPLGYLRLTLDTHTLATEAQQVDNTTNILRLMLLLSLAIGVVLTRTLLQGKRTRWQQSPFLLTANKPVQDEDKDESE, from the coding sequence ATGGTACGCGCAAAACTTAAATTCCGGCTGCACCGCGCTGTTATTGTTCTGATCTGTCTCGCGCTCCTCGTCGCCCTGATGCAGGGTGCGTCGTGGTTCAGCCAGAATAGTCAAAAGCAGCGCAACCCGCAGTTAGAAGAACTGGCTCGCACGCTCGCTCAACAGGTAACGTTAAACCTGGCGCCGCTGATGCGTAACGAAACGCCCGATGAAAAGCGGATTAGCCAACTGCTGGAGCAGCTTACTCACAAAAGTCGCATACTGGACGCCGGCGTTTATGACGAACAGGGCGACCTGGTCGCGCGTTCCGGCGAAAGTATCGAGGTACGCGATCGGCTGGCGCTGGACGGTAAGAAAGCGGGCGGTTACTTCAATCAGCAAATCGTCGAACCCATTCAGGGTAAAAACGGCCCCCTCGGCTATCTGCGCTTGACGCTGGATACCCATACGTTAGCCACCGAAGCCCAGCAAGTGGATAATACCACCAATATCTTACGCCTGATGCTGCTGCTGTCGCTGGCCATCGGCGTGGTGCTGACGCGTACTCTGCTGCAAGGTAAACGTACCCGCTGGCAGCAATCCCCTTTCCTGCTCACCGCCAATAAGCCGGTGCAGGATGAAGATAAAGATGAATCAGAATAA
- the lplA gene encoding lipoate--protein ligase LplA, whose protein sequence is MSTLRLLLSDSYDPWFNLAVEESIFRQMPATQRVLFLWRNADTVVIGRAQNPWKECNTRRMEEDNVRLARRSSGGGTVFHDLGNTCFTFMAGKPEYDKTVSTNIVLTALNSLGVTAEASGRNDLVVKTAEGDRKVSGSAYRETMDRGFHHGTLLLNADLSRLANYLNPDKKKLQAKGITSVRGRVANLVELLPGITHQRVCEAIQEAFFAHYGERVEAEIISPDKMPDLPNFADTFARQSSWEWNFGQAPAFSHLLDERFTWGGVELHFDVEKGHITRTQVFTDSLNPAPLEALAARLQGCLYRADRLQQECDALLVDFPEQEKELRELSAWIAGAVR, encoded by the coding sequence ATGTCCACGCTGCGCCTGCTGCTTTCCGACTCTTACGACCCGTGGTTCAACCTGGCGGTTGAAGAGTCGATTTTTCGCCAGATGCCCGCCACGCAACGGGTACTGTTTCTGTGGCGTAATGCCGATACGGTGGTTATCGGCCGCGCACAAAACCCATGGAAAGAGTGCAATACCCGACGCATGGAAGAGGACAACGTGCGCCTGGCGCGCCGCAGCAGCGGCGGCGGCACGGTCTTCCACGATCTGGGCAATACCTGCTTTACCTTTATGGCCGGTAAACCGGAGTATGATAAGACGGTCTCCACCAATATTGTCCTGACGGCACTGAATTCGCTGGGGGTCACGGCGGAGGCCTCAGGGCGCAACGATCTGGTGGTGAAAACCGCCGAGGGCGACCGCAAGGTCTCCGGCTCCGCCTATCGCGAAACAATGGATCGCGGCTTTCACCACGGTACCCTGCTGCTGAACGCGGATTTAAGTCGTCTGGCTAACTATCTGAATCCCGATAAGAAAAAGCTACAGGCAAAAGGGATCACCTCCGTACGCGGGCGCGTGGCGAACCTGGTCGAACTGCTGCCGGGCATTACGCATCAGCGGGTCTGCGAGGCGATTCAGGAGGCATTCTTTGCCCACTATGGCGAACGCGTTGAGGCTGAAATTATCTCTCCTGACAAAATGCCGGATCTGCCGAATTTTGCCGATACCTTTGCCCGTCAGAGCAGTTGGGAGTGGAACTTTGGCCAGGCGCCCGCCTTCTCTCACCTGTTGGACGAGCGATTTACCTGGGGTGGCGTAGAGCTGCATTTCGACGTCGAGAAAGGCCATATCACACGAACTCAGGTCTTTACCGACAGCCTGAACCCGGCCCCGTTGGAAGCGCTGGCTGCAAGATTACAGGGCTGCCTGTATCGCGCAGATAGGCTGCAGCAGGAGTGCGATGCATTATTAGTGGATTTCCCGGAGCAGGAGAAGGAGCTACGGGAGCTGTCGGCGTGGATTGCCGGGGCGGTGCGCTGA
- the deoD gene encoding purine-nucleoside phosphorylase, giving the protein MATPHINAEMGDFADVVLMPGDPLRAKHIAETFLEDVREVNNVRGMLGFTGTYKGRKISVMGHGMGIPSCSIYAKELITDFGVKKIIRVGSCGAVRMDVKLRDVVIGMGACTDSKVNRMRFKDHDFAAIADFGMVRNAVDAAKALGVDARVGNIFSADLFYAPDGGEMFDVMEKYGILGVEMEAAGIYGVAAEFGAKALTICTVSDHIRTHEQTTAAERQTTFNDMIKIALESVLLGDKE; this is encoded by the coding sequence ATGGCAACTCCACATATTAACGCCGAGATGGGTGATTTCGCTGACGTCGTATTGATGCCGGGCGACCCGCTGCGCGCGAAGCACATTGCAGAAACTTTCCTCGAAGATGTACGTGAAGTGAACAACGTGCGCGGCATGCTGGGCTTCACCGGCACCTATAAAGGCCGCAAAATTTCCGTTATGGGCCACGGCATGGGGATCCCATCCTGCTCTATTTATGCGAAAGAGCTGATCACCGACTTTGGTGTGAAGAAAATCATTCGCGTAGGTTCCTGCGGGGCCGTGCGTATGGACGTTAAGCTGCGTGACGTGGTTATCGGTATGGGTGCTTGCACCGACTCTAAAGTTAACCGTATGCGTTTTAAAGACCATGACTTCGCGGCAATCGCAGACTTTGGTATGGTGCGTAATGCGGTTGATGCGGCAAAAGCGCTAGGCGTCGACGCGCGCGTCGGTAACATCTTCTCTGCTGATCTGTTCTATGCACCGGACGGCGGCGAGATGTTCGACGTGATGGAGAAATACGGCATTCTGGGCGTAGAAATGGAAGCGGCCGGTATCTACGGCGTCGCTGCGGAGTTCGGGGCGAAAGCGCTGACCATCTGCACCGTATCTGACCATATCCGTACCCACGAGCAGACCACTGCTGCTGAGCGTCAGACGACCTTCAACGATATGATCAAAATCGCGCTGGAATCCGTTCTGCTGGGCGATAAAGAGTAA
- the deoB gene encoding phosphopentomutase, with amino-acid sequence MKRAFIMVLDSFGIGATEDAERFGDVGSDTMGHIAEACAKGEADNGRKGPLNLPNLTRLGLVKAHEGSTGKIAAGMDGNAEVIGAYAWAHELSSGKDTPSGHWEIAGVPVLFDWGYFPEHENSFPQELLDKLVKRANLPGYLGNCHSSGTVILDQLGEEHMKTGKPIFYTSADSVFQIACHEETYGLDKLYELCEIAREELTEGGYNIGRVIARPFIGDKAGNFQRTGNRHDLAVEPPAATVLQKLVDEKNGQVVSVGKIADIYANCGITKKVKATGLDALFDATIKEMKEAGDETIVFTNFVDFDSSWGHRRDIAGYAAGLELFDRRLPELMELVGEDDILILTADHGCDPSWTGTDHTREHIPVLVYGPKVKPGSLGHRETFADIGQTLAKYFGTSDMEYGKAMF; translated from the coding sequence ATGAAACGTGCATTTATTATGGTGCTGGACTCCTTCGGCATCGGTGCGACTGAAGATGCGGAGCGCTTTGGCGACGTAGGTTCAGACACCATGGGCCATATTGCAGAAGCCTGCGCCAAAGGCGAGGCTGATAACGGTCGCAAAGGCCCGCTGAATTTGCCTAACCTGACTCGTCTGGGTCTGGTGAAAGCACATGAAGGTTCTACCGGCAAAATTGCCGCCGGAATGGACGGCAACGCGGAAGTGATTGGTGCTTACGCATGGGCGCATGAACTCTCTTCCGGTAAAGATACGCCGTCAGGCCACTGGGAAATTGCCGGTGTGCCGGTTCTGTTTGACTGGGGTTATTTCCCGGAGCATGAAAACAGCTTCCCGCAGGAGTTGTTGGATAAACTGGTTAAGCGCGCTAATTTGCCGGGCTATCTCGGCAATTGCCACTCTTCCGGTACTGTTATCCTCGACCAACTGGGCGAAGAGCATATGAAAACCGGCAAGCCGATTTTCTATACCTCTGCTGACTCGGTATTCCAGATTGCCTGCCATGAAGAGACTTATGGTCTCGATAAACTCTACGAGCTGTGTGAAATCGCCCGTGAAGAGCTGACCGAAGGCGGCTACAACATTGGTCGCGTTATCGCACGTCCGTTTATCGGTGATAAAGCGGGTAACTTCCAGCGTACTGGCAACCGCCATGACCTCGCCGTTGAGCCACCTGCGGCGACCGTGTTGCAGAAGCTGGTCGACGAGAAAAATGGTCAGGTCGTTTCTGTCGGTAAAATCGCCGATATCTACGCCAACTGCGGTATCACTAAAAAAGTGAAAGCGACCGGCCTGGATGCGCTGTTTGACGCCACCATCAAAGAGATGAAAGAAGCGGGTGACGAGACCATCGTCTTCACTAACTTCGTCGACTTCGACTCTTCCTGGGGCCATCGTCGTGATATCGCTGGTTACGCCGCCGGACTGGAATTGTTCGATCGCCGTCTGCCTGAGCTGATGGAGCTGGTGGGTGAAGATGACATTCTGATCCTGACCGCCGACCACGGCTGTGACCCTAGCTGGACCGGTACTGACCATACCCGTGAACACATTCCGGTTCTGGTTTATGGCCCAAAAGTGAAACCGGGCTCGCTTGGTCACCGTGAAACCTTTGCGGATATCGGCCAGACCCTTGCTAAATACTTTGGCACGTCCGACATGGAATATGGCAAGGCTATGTTCTAA
- the deoA gene encoding thymidine phosphorylase, with product MFLAQEIIRKKRDGHALSDEEIRFFINGIRDNTISEGQIAALAMTIFFHDMSMPERVSLTMAMRDSGTVLDWKSLNLNGPIVDKHSTGGVGDVTSLMLGPMVAACGGYVPMISGRGLGHTGGTLDKLEAIPGFDIFPDDSRFREIIQDVGVAIIGQTSSLAPADKRFYATRDITATVDSIPLITASILAKKLAEGLDALVMDVKVGSGAFMPTYELSAALAEAIVGVSNGAGVRTTALLTDMNQVLASSAGNAVEVREAVQFLTGEYRNPRLFDVTMALCVEMLISGKLADDDADARAKLQTVLDNGKAAEVFGRMIAAQKGPNDFIENYDNYLPTAMLSKAVYAESSGFVAEMDTRALGMAVVSMGGGRRQASDLIDYSVGFTDVVRLGDSVDTQRPLAVIHAKDENSWQEAAKAVKAAIKLDDKAPEITPTVYRRITE from the coding sequence TTGTTTCTCGCACAAGAAATAATTCGTAAAAAACGTGATGGTCATGCGCTGAGCGATGAAGAAATTCGGTTTTTCATCAACGGCATCCGCGATAACACCATCTCAGAAGGCCAGATCGCCGCGCTGGCGATGACCATCTTTTTCCACGATATGTCTATGCCAGAACGGGTTTCGCTGACCATGGCGATGCGGGATTCAGGAACCGTTCTGGACTGGAAGAGCCTTAATCTCAACGGTCCGATCGTCGATAAACACTCCACCGGCGGCGTAGGTGATGTTACCTCACTGATGTTGGGGCCAATGGTCGCAGCCTGCGGCGGCTATGTGCCGATGATTTCCGGGCGTGGTCTCGGTCATACTGGCGGCACCCTCGACAAATTGGAAGCGATTCCGGGTTTTGATATTTTCCCGGACGACAGCCGTTTTCGTGAAATTATTCAAGACGTCGGTGTGGCGATTATTGGGCAGACCAGCTCGCTCGCACCGGCGGATAAACGTTTTTATGCCACCCGCGACATTACCGCGACGGTGGACTCCATCCCGCTGATTACCGCTTCGATTCTGGCCAAAAAACTGGCTGAAGGTCTGGACGCGCTGGTCATGGATGTGAAAGTCGGTAGCGGCGCGTTTATGCCGACCTACGAGCTTTCCGCTGCGCTGGCCGAAGCGATCGTTGGCGTTTCCAACGGCGCGGGCGTGCGCACCACCGCACTGCTGACCGACATGAACCAGGTGCTGGCTTCCAGTGCCGGTAACGCGGTGGAAGTGCGTGAAGCGGTACAATTCCTGACCGGTGAATACCGCAACCCGCGCCTGTTCGATGTCACTATGGCGCTTTGTGTTGAGATGCTTATCTCTGGCAAGTTGGCGGATGACGACGCCGATGCGCGGGCAAAACTGCAGACGGTACTGGACAACGGTAAAGCCGCAGAAGTCTTTGGTCGAATGATCGCCGCGCAGAAAGGGCCGAATGATTTTATCGAAAATTACGATAACTACCTGCCAACCGCGATGCTGAGCAAAGCGGTCTACGCTGAAAGTTCTGGGTTTGTCGCGGAAATGGACACTCGTGCGTTGGGTATGGCGGTGGTATCCATGGGCGGCGGTCGCCGTCAGGCATCGGATTTGATTGATTACAGCGTGGGTTTCACCGATGTAGTTCGCCTCGGCGACAGCGTAGACACGCAGCGGCCGCTGGCGGTTATCCATGCTAAGGATGAAAACAGCTGGCAGGAAGCAGCCAAAGCAGTTAAAGCGGCTATTAAACTCGACGATAAAGCGCCTGAAATTACGCCAACGGTCTATCGTCGTATTACTGAATAG
- the deoC gene encoding deoxyribose-phosphate aldolase: protein MTDLSASSLRALKLMDLTTLNDDDTNEKVIALCHQAKTPVGNTAAVCIYPRFIPIARKTLNEQGTPDIRIATVTNFPHGNDDIDIALAETRAAIAYGADEVDVVFPYRALIAGNEQVGFDLVKACKEACAAANVLLKVIIETGELKEEALIRKASEISIKAGADFIKTSTGKVPVNATPESARIMLEVIRDMGVEKTVGFKPAGGVRSAEDAQQFLAIADELFGADWADSRHYRFGASSLLASLLKALGHGDGKSASSY from the coding sequence ATGACAGATTTATCTGCAAGCAGCCTGCGCGCGTTGAAATTGATGGACCTGACCACCCTGAATGATGACGACACTAATGAAAAGGTGATCGCCCTGTGTCATCAGGCAAAAACTCCGGTAGGTAACACCGCTGCGGTTTGTATCTACCCGCGCTTTATCCCCATTGCGCGTAAGACGCTGAATGAGCAGGGTACCCCGGACATCCGCATTGCGACAGTCACCAACTTCCCGCACGGTAACGATGACATTGATATCGCGCTGGCGGAAACCCGTGCGGCAATTGCCTACGGTGCCGATGAAGTAGACGTCGTGTTCCCTTATCGCGCCCTGATTGCGGGCAATGAGCAGGTTGGTTTTGACCTGGTGAAAGCCTGTAAAGAAGCCTGCGCGGCGGCAAACGTGCTGCTGAAAGTGATTATCGAAACCGGTGAGCTGAAAGAAGAGGCGCTGATTCGTAAGGCTTCTGAAATTTCTATTAAAGCCGGTGCGGATTTCATTAAAACCTCTACTGGTAAAGTCCCGGTAAACGCGACGCCGGAAAGCGCGCGCATCATGCTGGAAGTTATTCGCGATATGGGCGTGGAAAAAACCGTTGGTTTCAAACCAGCTGGCGGGGTGCGTAGCGCAGAAGACGCGCAGCAATTCCTCGCCATTGCCGACGAATTGTTCGGTGCCGACTGGGCTGACTCTCGCCACTACCGCTTTGGCGCATCCAGCCTGCTGGCAAGCCTGCTGAAAGCGCTGGGCCATGGCGACGGCAAGAGCGCCAGCAGCTATTAA
- a CDS encoding NupC/NupG family nucleoside CNT transporter: MQILMGLIGMVVLLAIAVLLSSNRKAINMRTVLGAWILQVGIGALILYVPAGRTALLAMSNGVANVIAYGNEGISFIFGGLVSDKMFEVFGGGGFVFALRVLPVIVFFSSLIAVLYYLGIMQFVIRILGGALRAVLKTSRTESLSATANIFVGQTEAPLVVRPYIATMTRSELFAVMCGGLASVAGSVLAGYAQMGVPLEYLIAASFMAAPGGLLFAKIIVPETEQPHDDPALEKNDADPEAPANVLDAAASGAASGMQLALNVGAMLLAFIALIALVNGILSGVGGWFNHPDLSLQMILGWVFSPLAWVIGVPWSEATVAGSFIGQKLIINEFVAYMNFGEYLKADAEVAAAGLQVISTQTKAIISFALCGFANLSSIAILIGGLGGMAPSRRQEIAQLGMRAVAAGTLSNLMSATIAGVFLAL; encoded by the coding sequence ATGCAAATTCTCATGGGACTTATCGGCATGGTGGTGCTGTTGGCCATCGCTGTGCTCCTTTCCAGTAATCGAAAAGCCATCAATATGCGTACCGTTCTTGGTGCCTGGATTCTTCAGGTGGGGATCGGTGCATTAATCCTCTACGTACCGGCCGGGCGCACGGCGCTGCTGGCTATGTCGAACGGCGTTGCTAACGTCATTGCTTACGGCAACGAGGGCATCAGCTTTATTTTTGGCGGGCTGGTTTCCGATAAGATGTTTGAGGTATTCGGTGGCGGCGGGTTTGTTTTTGCTCTGCGCGTTCTGCCGGTCATCGTTTTCTTCTCCTCGCTGATCGCCGTACTTTACTATCTCGGCATTATGCAGTTTGTCATCCGCATTCTCGGCGGGGCGCTGCGTGCGGTGCTGAAAACTTCGCGCACGGAATCGCTCTCCGCGACGGCGAATATCTTCGTCGGCCAAACCGAAGCACCGCTGGTGGTACGTCCTTATATTGCGACGATGACCCGCTCTGAACTTTTTGCGGTGATGTGTGGTGGTCTGGCCTCTGTTGCGGGGTCGGTTCTTGCAGGTTATGCCCAGATGGGCGTGCCGCTCGAATATCTGATTGCCGCTTCGTTTATGGCGGCACCGGGCGGTCTGCTGTTCGCGAAGATTATCGTGCCCGAAACCGAGCAGCCTCATGATGATCCGGCGCTGGAAAAAAATGATGCCGATCCAGAGGCCCCGGCAAACGTTCTGGACGCTGCCGCGTCCGGTGCCGCTTCCGGGATGCAGTTGGCGCTTAACGTGGGCGCGATGTTGCTGGCGTTTATCGCGCTTATCGCGCTGGTCAACGGTATTCTCTCCGGCGTAGGTGGCTGGTTTAACCATCCGGACCTGTCGCTGCAAATGATCCTTGGCTGGGTCTTCTCGCCGCTGGCGTGGGTGATTGGTGTACCGTGGAGCGAGGCAACCGTTGCTGGTTCATTTATCGGCCAGAAGCTGATCATTAACGAGTTTGTTGCTTATATGAACTTCGGCGAATATCTCAAGGCTGATGCCGAGGTGGCCGCTGCTGGCTTGCAGGTGATTTCAACGCAAACCAAGGCCATCATCTCCTTTGCTTTGTGTGGTTTTGCCAACCTGTCGTCGATAGCGATTCTGATTGGCGGGTTGGGCGGTATGGCTCCCAGCCGCCGCCAGGAAATTGCTCAATTGGGCATGCGGGCCGTTGCGGCGGGTACGCTCTCTAACCTGATGAGCGCCACAATTGCCGGCGTATTCCTCGCGTTATAA
- a CDS encoding metal-dependent hydrolase, giving the protein MTLRFIDTHCHFDFPPFTGDERASLARASQAGVTQIVVPAIEADNFARVLALAEQHNALYAALGLHPIVIERHDESSLEQLEAHLAQRHSKLVAVGEIGLDLYREDPQFERQLSVFEAQLRLAKRYDLPVILHSRRTHDKLAMLLKKHALPRTGVVHGFAGSLQQAERFVQLGYKIGVGGTITYPRASKTRDVMAQLPLSALLLETDAPDMPLNGFQGQPNRPEQAARVFSTLCELRQEPAEEIANTMICNTKEIFPIP; this is encoded by the coding sequence GTGACCTTGCGATTTATTGATACCCACTGCCACTTCGACTTTCCCCCTTTTACCGGCGATGAGCGCGCCAGCCTTGCCCGGGCGTCGCAGGCTGGAGTCACGCAGATTGTGGTTCCCGCCATTGAAGCAGACAATTTTGCTCGTGTCCTGGCGCTGGCGGAGCAACATAACGCGCTTTACGCCGCATTAGGTTTACATCCGATAGTGATTGAGCGGCATGATGAGAGTAGCCTGGAGCAACTTGAGGCCCATTTGGCTCAACGCCACAGCAAGCTGGTTGCCGTCGGGGAGATTGGCCTCGATCTTTATCGCGAAGATCCACAATTTGAACGTCAACTTAGCGTATTTGAGGCGCAATTGCGCCTGGCGAAACGATATGATCTGCCAGTAATCCTTCACTCCAGGCGTACTCACGACAAGCTGGCGATGCTGCTAAAAAAACATGCCTTGCCGCGAACCGGCGTGGTGCACGGCTTTGCTGGCAGCTTGCAGCAGGCAGAGCGTTTTGTGCAACTGGGTTATAAAATTGGCGTGGGCGGCACGATTACCTACCCGCGCGCCAGTAAAACCCGTGACGTTATGGCGCAACTGCCGCTTTCGGCGCTGCTGTTGGAGACCGATGCGCCGGATATGCCATTAAATGGCTTTCAGGGTCAGCCCAACAGGCCTGAGCAGGCTGCTCGCGTTTTCTCCACTTTATGCGAGCTACGTCAGGAGCCCGCAGAGGAGATAGCTAATACCATGATTTGTAATACAAAAGAGATTTTTCCTATTCCATGA
- a CDS encoding patatin-like phospholipase family protein: MGHRIPVTLGNITPLSVKPFQPGKLALVCEGGGQRGIFTAGVLDEFMRAGFNPFDMMFGTSAGAQNLSAYMCNQPGYARKVITRYTTVREFFDPMRFVRGGNLIDLDWLVDSTAKKMPLAMTYAEDRFAQGKQFWMCACRGDDYTPNYFAPTQQTWLDLIRASSAIPGFYRSGVMLDGVSYLDGGVSDAIPVQEAARRGAQTIVVIRTVPSQMYYTPQWFKRMERWLGESSLQPFVNLVQHHESTYRSTQQFIEKPPGKLRILEIYPQKPLKSMALGSRLPALLEDYKTGRQCGRYFLATVGKLLADRPPLLRHAPRIAVPKTVVVPPAPVANEVLQAPIVAAPQANDPSFNNEDLA, from the coding sequence GTGGGACATCGCATTCCCGTAACGCTGGGCAATATCACGCCATTATCTGTAAAACCCTTTCAGCCGGGCAAACTTGCGCTAGTGTGCGAAGGGGGTGGACAGAGAGGGATTTTTACCGCCGGGGTTCTGGACGAATTTATGCGCGCGGGATTCAACCCTTTCGACATGATGTTTGGCACCTCTGCCGGGGCGCAAAATCTGTCGGCCTACATGTGCAACCAGCCTGGCTATGCCCGCAAAGTCATCACGCGATATACCACTGTCCGCGAGTTTTTCGACCCGATGCGCTTTGTACGCGGCGGTAACCTTATTGACCTTGACTGGCTGGTGGACAGCACCGCGAAAAAGATGCCGCTGGCGATGACCTACGCTGAAGATCGTTTTGCCCAGGGGAAACAGTTCTGGATGTGTGCCTGCCGCGGTGATGACTATACGCCGAATTATTTTGCGCCAACCCAGCAGACCTGGCTTGACCTGATTCGCGCCTCCAGTGCCATTCCGGGTTTTTATCGTAGCGGCGTGATGCTGGATGGAGTGAGTTATCTTGATGGCGGCGTCAGCGATGCGATCCCTGTCCAGGAAGCTGCCCGCCGCGGGGCGCAAACTATCGTAGTGATCCGCACGGTTCCTTCCCAGATGTACTATACCCCGCAGTGGTTTAAACGTATGGAGCGCTGGCTTGGGGAAAGCAGCCTACAGCCGTTCGTGAACCTGGTGCAGCATCATGAATCGACTTATCGTTCCACGCAGCAGTTTATTGAGAAACCGCCGGGCAAGCTGCGCATTCTGGAGATTTATCCGCAGAAGCCACTGAAAAGTATGGCATTGGGAAGCCGCCTTCCCGCTTTGCTGGAGGACTATAAGACCGGACGCCAATGCGGACGTTATTTCCTCGCTACGGTTGGTAAGCTGCTGGCCGACAGGCCGCCGCTGCTGCGTCATGCGCCGCGAATTGCTGTGCCCAAAACGGTGGTAGTCCCGCCGGCTCCGGTAGCAAATGAGGTCCTTCAGGCTCCTATTGTTGCGGCACCGCAGGCCAATGACCCCAGCTTTAATAATGAGGATCTGGCGTGA
- a CDS encoding DUF1328 domain-containing protein, translating into MFRWGIIFLVIALIAAALGFGGLAGTAAWAAKIVFIVGIILFLVSLFTGRRRP; encoded by the coding sequence ATGTTTAGATGGGGCATTATTTTTCTGGTGATCGCGTTAATTGCCGCTGCTCTGGGCTTTGGTGGACTGGCAGGTACCGCTGCCTGGGCTGCTAAAATTGTTTTCATCGTCGGTATTATTCTGTTTCTGGTCAGCCTTTTTACCGGCCGTCGGCGTCCCTAG
- the osmY gene encoding molecular chaperone OsmY, which yields MTRPKNARTALALLLGSAIISASAYAENSTVDSAKSAASSAGQAVDSSMNKVGNFMDDSTITARVKAALIDHKDIRSTDISVKTDNKVVTLSGTVDSTTQQEQAVSVAKGVEGVTSVNDKLSVQNEKSASLKGYAGDTAVTSEIKAKLLADDIVPSRNVTVETTDGVVHLSGTVASSKQSDRAEDIAKAVSGVKSVKNDLSVK from the coding sequence ATGACAAGACCAAAGAACGCCAGGACAGCACTGGCCCTCCTCTTAGGCTCAGCCATCATCAGCGCCTCGGCATATGCGGAAAACTCAACCGTTGATAGCGCAAAATCTGCTGCCAGTAGTGCGGGGCAAGCTGTTGATAGCTCGATGAACAAAGTCGGGAATTTTATGGACGATAGCACCATTACTGCCAGAGTGAAGGCGGCGCTGATCGACCATAAAGATATTCGCAGTACTGATATCTCAGTGAAGACCGATAACAAAGTCGTCACGCTGAGCGGTACGGTAGATAGCACAACGCAGCAAGAGCAGGCGGTTAGCGTGGCGAAAGGGGTTGAAGGCGTGACCTCGGTTAACGACAAACTTAGCGTGCAGAATGAAAAGTCTGCTTCATTGAAGGGCTATGCCGGTGACACGGCGGTGACCAGCGAGATTAAAGCTAAGCTATTAGCTGACGATATCGTGCCATCACGAAATGTGACGGTGGAAACCACTGATGGCGTCGTGCACTTATCCGGCACAGTGGCTTCCAGCAAACAGTCAGACCGCGCGGAAGATATCGCTAAAGCCGTTTCCGGCGTCAAAAGCGTGAAGAACGATCTTAGCGTTAAATAA